Sequence from the Sphingobium indicum B90A genome:
CGGGCGGCGGAGGCAACGGCCATTGTCGAAGCGCTGCGCCGCGCCGCGCCCGCCGACCGCAAGCTCGACATCATGCTGGCCCGCCTGCTCATAGCGGCGGGCGATCCAGGGCGCGCGCGCAAGGTGCTGCGGCCATGACGCCGCTGGCCGCCTTGCTGCTGATGGGTCCGCCGCCGCTCATGGTCGCGGCATTGCCGCCCGACACGGACGTGACGGCGTCGGACGCAAGGACGGTCGACCTGCAATGGAGCGGGGACGTGCATATCGAACTGGAAGACAGCGGCCATGAACTGGTCGTCCGGTTCGACCGCCCGATTGCCGATGCAGCGCTCAAGGATTTCGCCGCCGCCGCCGGTCCCGACCTGGCGGATCTGCGCTGGAATGACGACAGCCTGGTTCTGCGCGCCGCTGCGGGGCGGAAGCTGGAGGCGGTGGCGGACAAGCGCGTGCTGCATGTCCGTTTCCTGCCCGATGGAGAGGCGACGCCTGCCCCGGCCATCGCAGGCGAACCGCAAAGGGCGGATTTGGACGTCGAACTTGCCATCGCCCGGGCGCAGGCGGATGCCGCCGCCGGCTATCCCGGCCTGGCGCGGCGGCGGCTTGCCCCGCTGGCGGCGGCATATCCGGGCGACAGGCGCATACAGCGCCTGCTGGGCGACATGGAGGTTGCGGAGGGTGCGCTGGCCCTTGGCGCGGCGCGCTATCGCAACCTCGCCGCGGACGACCCCTTTGCCCGGCAGGCGCTGGCGGAATCGGGCGGCAATGTCGCGGCGGCGGTGACGGCGCGCGGCGGCAAGGTCTTCTGGCAGGCAGAGGCGGGCCTCAACGCCATGGCGCCGTTGGACAGCCGCCTCTCTTTGGGCGCGGGCATCCGCTGGTTCCGCTCGGAAGCGGATACCGTCTATGGCGCCGAGGGCATTCTGGCCAATCGCACGTCCCGCTCGACCGTGGGGGATCTGTTCGCGACCGTCAATCTGGGCGCGGTGTCCCGGATCGAGCTTCAGGGCAGTGCCCAATTGGACGAAAAGGTCGCGGGCGCGGGACTCCGGCTGTTCGCCGGGCCGCCCGAAAGGCAGGGGAGGCTGGTCCTCGCCTATCGCCTGCCGGACCTTGCCACGCCGGAACAGTCGACCTTCGGCGGGCATATCAGCCGCGCAGGGATTGGCGGGACGATCCGCCTGACGCCCGAACTGGCGGTGCAGGCGGATGGAGGCTGGAACGGCTATGGATTGACCGGCACCGGCGTCCGGACGCGCAGCGTCACCGTGGCGGGCGGTCTCGATTACCTGCTCCGCCGCGGATCGCCGTCGCTGGCGGTCAGTTACCGGCTGGATGCGGAATATGTCGGCCGCAGGACGCTGCGGCCCAATGGCCTTTCCTATATCCCCCTCAGCGACAGGGAAAATCACAGCTTCCAACTGTCGTCCGGCATGTCCTGGACCCGTTGGCAGATCAGCGGCGCGGCGGGCTGGACCTTCGACCGGAAGGGCAAGACCGACGGACCCACGGCGAACGTCAGCGCCACGGGGCGGCTGAGCGACGGCTGGCGCCTCCAGGCGAGCGGCGGGATCAGCTCGATCAGCCGGCCGGGCATTTCGGGCCGCCAACTTTATCTGCGCGTGGCGCTCACTCGCTATCTCGGGAGGCACTGATGCTGAAGAAGCGGCCCATGCTGCTGCAATGCGCGGAAATGCTGCTCCTCTTCGCCGCGCTGGTGGCGGTCGACCAGGGATTGATGAAGGGCGACGCCTTTTCCGATCTGAACCCCAATCCCTATTGGCTGCCGGTGCTGGTCATGGCGACGACCTATGGCACCGGATCGGGACTGGCCGCGGCCGCCATCGCCTCCGCGATCTGGTTCCACTGGTCGAACCTGTGGTCGGGCGCGACCGACCATATCGAGCAGCAATTGCGCCTTTCCATCCAGCCGATGCTGTGGATGGTGACGGCCCTGGTGACCGGGGAGGTGACGGCCAGCCGCAGGAACCGCCTGGCGGACCAGGAGCGGCAGCATCAGGCGATGGACCGCAACTGGAAGAAGCTGGCGGAAATCATCGCCCGGCTCACCGACACCAACCGCAAGCTCCAGGTCCGGATCGCGACCGAGCAGCGCACGATCGTCCAGGCCATGGCGGCCGGGCTGGCCGTTTCGAAAGCCGATCCGGAAAGTCAGGCCGACGCGCTCGCCCACCTGATCGCGCTCGCCGCGCAGACGGAGGATTTCACCTTCTACGACGTGCGCGGCGCGCAGGTGACGGCGCGCTTCGGCGGCCGGGCGGCCATGGGCCAGCCCCCGGACCTGTCGCGCTCTCCGATGGCGCAGGCGATGCTGGCCACGCCACGGCCGTTGCGGGCGGATCGCGCCGCCGACTGTCCGCTGTTGTCGGAGAGCGGCATTCTGGCCGTGCCGGTCGCGGGTACGGATGAAGGACTGGCGGCCATCATCCTTGTCCACAGCGCCGTCGGAATCAGGATCACGGAGGCCTATGTTGCGCAACTGCTGCAGGTCGCGGATCTGCTGGGCCAATCCCCGGCGCTGTTCGGCCGCGAACAGGCATCTGCGACGAAATGGCTGGTGCCTGAAGGAAAGGTGGCTTGATCGTCCTGCTCATCCTGTTCTCGGCCGTCGACCTGCTTCTGCTCCTTGGCGCGCTGTGGATGGGGCAGGGGAGCGGCTACTGGTTCGCGCCCGTCCATCTCGCGCTCTCCTGCGCCGCCCTGCTGGTTGCGATGAAGCGGCTCGCGGGGCCAGAGCGATTTCCAAGCGATCGGAGCCGATCGCTGATCAAGAAATCGCGGAAGACAAGGAATCCAGAGCGGCAATCGGATTCAATCAGATCGAAACCCGCTCTGGGCGTGCTTCAGCGCTTTGCCCTGCCGGTCGGGGCAGCCATCGGGCCGGCGGGCATGCTGGGCTGCCTGATGCTGGCGCCGCTCGCCCGGAGATCAGGCCGGAAGAGGCAGATCGCCTATCGGAATGTCCGCACCGGCAAGCGGCGGAAGGTCGGCGAAATGTCCCCGGTCGAGCGGTTGGGCCGGATACTCGACGATCGCGTGCGCTATCCGGAAAGCGACGAGATCGGCTCGCTCGCCACCATGCTCCGCTACGGCAATCTCCAGGCGCGCTATCGGGCGCTGGAAACCGCGGTGATCTCCTTCGAGCCGCGACTGTCCCCCCTGATCGTCATGGCCTTGTCCGACGAGGATCAGACCATCCGGGCGCTCGCCGCCGCCGCCGCCGCGCAGGTCAGCTACAATCTGGCGCAGCAGCGCGGCGAATTGCAGGCGAGGATCGCGCCCTCCCAGCATCTCGACGATCGCTATGCCCTTGCCATGCTGCTGGCCGATCATGGCTGCTTCAACCAGTTGCTCCCCCAGGGGCAGCGGCTTCGGCTCTGTCAGGAGGCCAACCGGAAGCTGGAGGAGATTGCCGGCCTGCTGAAAGCCGGGGACATAAGGCGCCGCGCCTTGCAGGCGGCGCGCGCCCAGTTGAGGCGCGCCATGGAACGCCATCAGCCGGGCCAGGCGCGGTCCGCGCCCCTGGCCGGCGTGGAGCCGGCGACATGATGTCCGACGGGCAGGAAAGCGACATATGCCTGATCGTCGAAGGCGCCTATCCGTTCGTCGTCGGCGGCGTTTCCAGTTGGCTTCAGGATCTGATCCTCGCCATGCCCGATCTGCGATTTTCGCTCGTCGCCATAAAGGCGGGCAATGGCGCGCAACCCTGGCGCATGGCGCCGCCGTCCAATGTCGTCGAGGTGGTGGAAATCCCGCTGCTGATCGAACCCTGCCTGCCGCGTCGCTATCCGGCGTCGCAGATGAAGCGGATCGGCCGGCTGCTGCTCGCCTTCCTGTCGACAGGCGGCAGGGACGACCTGATCCGTCTGAGGAAGGCGCTGGAGGGATTGAGGCCGGCGCCCGGCGCGGGCGATCTCCTCTCCAATCCGGAGATATTCGACCTCTTCACCCATTATTACGACACGGCTTTCCGCTCGGCCTCCTTCCATCATTTCTTCTGGGCGATGCGGGTGCTTCTGGGCGGGCTGCTCAAGATGCTGCTCGCGCCCTTGCCGAAGGCGCGGGTCTATCACACCATCTCCACCGGCTTTGCGGGCCTGCTGGCTGCGCGGGCCGCGCATGAGACCGGCCATCCCGCCTTCATCACCGAACATGGCATCTACATGCTGGAACGGCAGATAGAGATCATGATGGCCGACTGGATCGGGGACCAGATCGAAACCGGGCTGACGCTGGACCGGGAAGGGCATGACCTGCGCGACCTGTGGCTGGCGGTCTTCCAGACCTATACTCGCGCCTGTTACGACGCGTGCGACCCGATCATCGCGCTTTACGGCGCCAACAACCAGACGCAGCGCCGCCTGGGCGCCCGTCAGGAACGGTTGCGCGTCATTCCCAACGGCATCGATGCGGAGCGCTTCGCATCGATGGAGCGAGCCTGCGATCCCGCCCGGCCGCTGGTGGCGCTGATCGGCCGGGTCGTGCCGATCAAGGACATCAAGACCTTCATCAGGGCGGCCGCGCTGGTCCTGGCGGACATGCCGGAAGTCCGCTTCGCCATATTGGGTCCGCTGGACGAGGACCCCGACTATGCCGCCGATTGCGAAGCGCTGGTCGCCGAACTGGGCATCGGCAATGCGGTGCAGTTCGCCGGGCGGGTCGATGTCGCGCAATGGCTGCCCCGGATCGACCTGATCGTCCTCACCAGCCTGTCGGAAGCGCAGCCGCTCGTCATATTGGAAGGGGGCGCGTGCGGCGTGCCGGTGGTCGCCCCCGATGTCGGCAGTTGCCGGGAAATGATAGAGGGACGGACGCCCACCGTCGACCGGCCGGGCGGCATCGTCACCGAACTGGTCAATCCGGAAGGGACGGCGGCGGCGATCCAGCACCTGCTGAGATCGCCTTCCCTGCGCCGCGCCATGGGCGAAGCGCTGCGCGAGCGCGTTGTGCGGGATTATGATCGCGGCGCCATCATCGCCGAATATCGCCGGATATATGAGGCGCTCGGAGCGCGGGTCCGCTTTTCCGAACTGCAATGACCGCTTGGGATCAATGCTCCCTGAAGGACAGCCAGAGCGACTGGGTCAGCGGCTCCAGCGCATATTGCAGCGCCGTCCGCCGCCGCAGCGGCACCAGAAGCTGCACCGGCATGCCCGCCTTCAGGCTGAAATCCTCGCCCCTCACATCCCTGATCCTGGCCAGTTCCCTTGGCGGCACGATCATCTCCGCGGTGTAGAAGGACATGCCTGTCTTCTCGTCCTGGAAGCTGTCCGCCGACAGCCGGCTGATCCGCCCGTCCATGATCGGCAGGTCGCGCTCATGCAGGCTGCTGAACTTGATCTGCGCCCGCTGCCCCACCTTCAGGTCGTCAATGTCCTCGGGCGAAATCCGCGCCTCTATGACCAGGCCCGCCCGGTCGGGGACGATGTCCATCAGCTTCTGCCCGGCGGCGATGACGCCGCCCACGGTGAAGACGTTGAGGCCGACGATGGTGCCGGCGGCGGGCGCCCGGATTTGCAGCCGGGCAAGCTGATCCTTGGCGGCCCGATATTTGGGCAGCACTTCGTTGAGCGAGAATTCGACGTCGCGCAGTTCCGACGCGGCCCGTTCCCTATAGGCCTTTTCCGCTTCCAGCGCCTTCAGCCGATTTTCGCCCGCTTCGGCGCCGGACCGGGCGATGCTGGCGGAAAATTGCCCTGCCTGCCCATGAAGGTCGGCCCTGGCGCGTTCCAGGGCCCTGATCCGGGATTTGGAGACGAACCCTTTTTCCGCCACGCCGCGCAGGCTCTCCAGCTCCTCCCCGATCAGCCGGGCCTGTTCCGAAGAGGCCGCCAGCTGCGAACGATAACCGCGCGTCGTCTGCTGCACCTGATTGGCCTGCTCGCGCAGCACCCCGGTCTGCGCCGCCAGCACGGAGGACCGCGCATCGAACTGGGTCTGTTGCAGGCGGATCGCTTCCCGCGCATCATCCTGTTCCTGCCCATCAAGGGCAGCGAATTCGGCAGGCCATTCGACATGGCTCGCGCCCGATTGCTCGGCTATCAGCCTTGCCCGCTGCGCCTTCAGCTCGATATATTGCGCGCCATACATTCGCGCCTGCGCCCGCACCTCGGCGTCGGCCAATTCCATCAGCGGCTGGCCCTGGCCGACATGCTGGCCTTCCTTGACGAAGATCGCGCCCACCACGCCGCCGTCGCGATGCTGCACCGACTGCCGCTGGCCCGCCACGGTGAGCCGCCCCGGCGCATAGGCGGCCGCGTCGAGCCGTGCAAAGGCCGCCCAGCCGAGGAACAGGACGAAGAACAGCACAGCGACGATCGTGCCGGCACGCATGTCGCGCTCAGGACGGTCGTCGATGATCTCCGCGCCGCGGCCGGCGGGATAGTGAAGGTCGACCGCTCCGGTCGCGTCCCTGATCTGAATGTCCTTCATGGCGCCTGCCCCTCCGCCGTCTGGGGAGTGGGCCGTTCTTCCGAGCGGATCGCCTTCAGCCGGCCCAGCACGTCGTCGCGCCCGCCAAAGGCTTCCATCCTTCCTTCGCGCATCACCATGATCTTGTCGACCACGCCCAATATCCCCATGCGATGGGCGACGATGATGACGGATGCGTTCCTCTTCTTGAGGTCGGCCAGGGTTGCGACCAGCCGCACCTCTCCCTCCGCGTCGAGATGCGCGTTGGGCTCGTCCAGGAAGACCAGCGGCGGCGCGCCATAGAGCGCCCGCGCCAGGCCAACGCGCTGCGCCTGCCCGGCGGAAAGGCCGCGCCCGCCCCAATCTAGCATCAGATTATATCCGCCCGGGAGCTGCTGGATCATGTCATGCGCGCCGCTCAGCCGGGCGGCTTCGATGACGGCATCGTCGATCGCTTCCTCATCGTCCGACAGGTAATTGCCGAAACGGGCGATATTCTCCTTGATGGTCCCCGCGAACAACGAGGTGTCTTGCGGCAGATAGCCGACGAAGCCCGCCAGCCGTTCCGAATCCCAGTCCTGCATGTCCGCGCCGTCATAGCGGATCGATCCGCGCAACGGCCGCGCCGCGCCGGACAGCATGCGCAGCAGCGTGGATTTGCCCGCGCCGCTGGGTCCGACGATGGCGATGACTTCGCCCGGCTCCACCGTGAAGTTGACGTCGGCAAGGACCGGCCTTTCCTGGCCCTGATTGAAACAGGTCACATGCTCGACCGCGATATGGCCTTTAGGCGCAGGCAGGCGGGTGAGGGCGATGTCCGCGTCCCTCGCGGCCAGCAGGTCGTTGAGCGTCGCATAGCTCGCCCGCGCGTGGACGACGCTGCGCCACGCGCCCAGCAACTGGTCGATCGGCGCCAGCGCCCGGCCGACGAGGAAGGAGGAGGCGAAGATCGCGCCCGCCGAAATCTGGTTGTTGACCGCCAGCCACGCGCCCAGCCCCAGCGCCAGCGATTGCAGGGCGAGACGGATGAACTTGCTGATGGCGACATAATGGCCGCCCGCGAAGCTGGCGCCGGCCTGAAGGTTCAGCATCATCCTGCGTTCGAGCAGGTGACGCCGCACCAGCGCATTGCGCATGCCCAGGGCGCGGATCACCTCCGCGCCTGCGATGGTCTGTTCCTGGCTGACATAGGCCTTGTTCGCGGCGTCATTGGCCTGCTTGAGCGGCGCGTTCGTCCGCCGTTCGTTGCAGAGCGCGATGAAGAGGAGCGCGCCCCCGCCGACCACCGCCATGGCCGCGATAGCCGGGTGGATCAGGAAGCAGACCAGGACATAGATGGGGCTCCAGGGAAAATCGAAGATCGAGAGGATGGTCGGCCCGGTCAACGCCTGGCGCAGGGCGTCGAATTCCCGCAGGATCTGCTTGTTCATCGCTTCGCCCGTCGAACCCCGTCCGCTCAGCGCCGTGTCGAGCAGCAGTCCCGAAAGCTGCCGGTCGAAGCGGATGCTGGCCCGCACCAGCAGGCGGGATCGCACCTGCTCCAGCAACGCGAGCGTGCCGATCGCGAAAATGATGATGACGGTCAGGAAGAACAGGGTAAGCCTGCCCTGTCCCGTCACGACGCGATCATAGATTTGCAGCATGTAGAGAACGGGTCCGATATAAAGGACGTTCATCAATGCGCTGAATATCAAGGAAGAAAGAAAGTGGCGCCTGCATGATGACAGGGCGGCCTTCATCGGAGCGGATGGTTTATGAAGGTCACGCAACATAAGTTCCGCCCCGCCCCATGTCGCGCTATGCCATCAGCGCTATGTCCTGCGTTTTCTTATACTATCCCGCTGATTTTCGGTAAATATAACCAACAGCATAGAGGTGCGCATACGCCCCTCCGACGGCACCGCCTGTCGGCCCGGCCCAGCCGCGTCAGGCAGTGGCGATCCGGATCAGCCCATCCATGTCGACATGATCCTCCAATTGCATCGCGATCTGGTCCAGAGCGTCATCCACCGAAGCCTGATAGTCGCCCGACGTGGCTTCATGCCCCAGCCGCGCCAGAAGGGCGGCGCGCAGCGCGGTGCTGGCGAACAGGCCGTGGACATAGGTTCCCATCACCATGCCGTCCCTGCTCGATGCGCCATCCGGACGGCCGCCCTCCAGCATTGCGAAGGGGCGCGAGCAATCCGGACCGTCCGTCCGGCCGACATGCATCTCATAGCCCGAAAAGGGCTGCCCCAGCGCCGTTCCGCCGGTCCTTTCCAACGTCTTGGCTGATGTCAGCCGTGTTTCGACATCCAGCAGGCCAAGCCCCTCGACCCCGCCCGGCGGGCCCTCCATACCGTCTGGATCGTCTATCCTGCGGCCCAGCATCTGATATCCGCCGCATATGCCCAATATCGGCCGCCCGCGCCGGCGGTGGGCGCGAATGTCGATGTCCCATCCCTGATCGCGCACCGCCTGCAGGTCCGCGATGGTCGCCTTGGAACCCGGCAGGATGATGAGCGCGGCCTCCGCGGGAATGGGCTGGCCCGGCGGCACCAGCATGACCTTCACTCCCGGCTCCAGCTTCAGCGGGTCCAGATCGTCGAAATTGGCGATCCGGGGCAGGATGGGGCAGGCGATCAGCAGCTTTTCGCCCGGGCCGCCCCGCCTGCGTTCCAGCACCACGGCATCCTCGCTGGGCAGGCGACTGGCCTGACCGAGCCAGGGGATCACGCCAAAGCCCCTCCAGCCCGTCAATCGCTCGATATGGCGATAGCCGTCCTCGAACAGGGCGGGATCGCCCCGGAACTTGTTGATCAGGAAGCCCTGGATCATCGCCGCGTCGGCCGGGTCGATCACCGCCTTCGTCCCGGCGACGGCCGCGATCACGCCGCCCCGGTCGATGTCGCCCACCAATATCACCGGCACGCCGGCGGCCCGCGCAAAGCCC
This genomic interval carries:
- the pelF gene encoding GT4 family glycosyltransferase PelF; the encoded protein is MMSDGQESDICLIVEGAYPFVVGGVSSWLQDLILAMPDLRFSLVAIKAGNGAQPWRMAPPSNVVEVVEIPLLIEPCLPRRYPASQMKRIGRLLLAFLSTGGRDDLIRLRKALEGLRPAPGAGDLLSNPEIFDLFTHYYDTAFRSASFHHFFWAMRVLLGGLLKMLLAPLPKARVYHTISTGFAGLLAARAAHETGHPAFITEHGIYMLERQIEIMMADWIGDQIETGLTLDREGHDLRDLWLAVFQTYTRACYDACDPIIALYGANNQTQRRLGARQERLRVIPNGIDAERFASMERACDPARPLVALIGRVVPIKDIKTFIRAAALVLADMPEVRFAILGPLDEDPDYAADCEALVAELGIGNAVQFAGRVDVAQWLPRIDLIVLTSLSEAQPLVILEGGACGVPVVAPDVGSCREMIEGRTPTVDRPGGIVTELVNPEGTAAAIQHLLRSPSLRRAMGEALRERVVRDYDRGAIIAEYRRIYEALGARVRFSELQ
- a CDS encoding HlyD family type I secretion periplasmic adaptor subunit, whose translation is MKDIQIRDATGAVDLHYPAGRGAEIIDDRPERDMRAGTIVAVLFFVLFLGWAAFARLDAAAYAPGRLTVAGQRQSVQHRDGGVVGAIFVKEGQHVGQGQPLMELADAEVRAQARMYGAQYIELKAQRARLIAEQSGASHVEWPAEFAALDGQEQDDAREAIRLQQTQFDARSSVLAAQTGVLREQANQVQQTTRGYRSQLAASSEQARLIGEELESLRGVAEKGFVSKSRIRALERARADLHGQAGQFSASIARSGAEAGENRLKALEAEKAYRERAASELRDVEFSLNEVLPKYRAAKDQLARLQIRAPAAGTIVGLNVFTVGGVIAAGQKLMDIVPDRAGLVIEARISPEDIDDLKVGQRAQIKFSSLHERDLPIMDGRISRLSADSFQDEKTGMSFYTAEMIVPPRELARIRDVRGEDFSLKAGMPVQLLVPLRRRTALQYALEPLTQSLWLSFREH
- a CDS encoding type I secretion system permease/ATPase, translating into MKAALSSCRRHFLSSLIFSALMNVLYIGPVLYMLQIYDRVVTGQGRLTLFFLTVIIIFAIGTLALLEQVRSRLLVRASIRFDRQLSGLLLDTALSGRGSTGEAMNKQILREFDALRQALTGPTILSIFDFPWSPIYVLVCFLIHPAIAAMAVVGGGALLFIALCNERRTNAPLKQANDAANKAYVSQEQTIAGAEVIRALGMRNALVRRHLLERRMMLNLQAGASFAGGHYVAISKFIRLALQSLALGLGAWLAVNNQISAGAIFASSFLVGRALAPIDQLLGAWRSVVHARASYATLNDLLAARDADIALTRLPAPKGHIAVEHVTCFNQGQERPVLADVNFTVEPGEVIAIVGPSGAGKSTLLRMLSGAARPLRGSIRYDGADMQDWDSERLAGFVGYLPQDTSLFAGTIKENIARFGNYLSDDEEAIDDAVIEAARLSGAHDMIQQLPGGYNLMLDWGGRGLSAGQAQRVGLARALYGAPPLVFLDEPNAHLDAEGEVRLVATLADLKKRNASVIIVAHRMGILGVVDKIMVMREGRMEAFGGRDDVLGRLKAIRSEERPTPQTAEGQAP
- a CDS encoding cobyric acid synthase — encoded protein: MAAIMLQGTGSDVGKSLLVAGICRALVRRGYSVRPFKPQNMSNNAAVTADGGEIGRAQALQAIAAGVEPHTDMNPVLLKPQADRTSQLVVHGQVRGKLGSGNFRSARGELLEAVLASYRRLQAQCDIVVVEGAGSPAEVNLRAGDIANMGFARAAGVPVILVGDIDRGGVIAAVAGTKAVIDPADAAMIQGFLINKFRGDPALFEDGYRHIERLTGWRGFGVIPWLGQASRLPSEDAVVLERRRGGPGEKLLIACPILPRIANFDDLDPLKLEPGVKVMLVPPGQPIPAEAALIILPGSKATIADLQAVRDQGWDIDIRAHRRRGRPILGICGGYQMLGRRIDDPDGMEGPPGGVEGLGLLDVETRLTSAKTLERTGGTALGQPFSGYEMHVGRTDGPDCSRPFAMLEGGRPDGASSRDGMVMGTYVHGLFASTALRAALLARLGHEATSGDYQASVDDALDQIAMQLEDHVDMDGLIRIATA